The following proteins are encoded in a genomic region of Leishmania mexicana MHOM/GT/2001/U1103 complete genome, chromosome 25:
- a CDS encoding putative serine/threonine protein phosphatase — protein MTTAGGGSAVGSSSALDLDEMINYVIQCKPLSEQQVARLCEKVKEVLEKENNVHAVRAPVTVCGDVHGQFHDLLELFKIGGLPPDTNYLFMGDYVDRGYYSVETVTLLLLYKLRYPQRLHLLRGNHESRQITQVYGFYDECIRKYGSANVWTIFTDLFDYLPLTALVENDIFCLHGGLSPTVDTFSHIRNLDRVQEVPHEGPMCDLLWSDPDDRDGWGISPRGAGFTFGQGVTEGFCHNNKIKTIARAHQLVMDGYSWTHQDQLVTIFSAPNYCYRCGNLAGLLELDEHMNKCFFQFDPAPRRGEAQVSKKTPDYFL, from the coding sequence ATGACGACGGCCGGCGGCGGATCGGCGGTgggctccagcagcgccctCGACCTGGATGAGATGATTAATTACGTCATACAATGCAAGCCGCTcagcgagcagcaggtggcgcggctgtgcgagaaggtgaaggaggtgctggagaaggagaacaACGTGCACGCGGTGAGGGCGCCAGTCACGGTGTGCGGCGACGTGCATGGCCAGTTTCACGACTTGCTGGAGCTTTTCAAGATTGGCGGGTTGCCGCCGGACACGAACTACCTGTTCATGGGCGACTACGTGGACCGCGGCTACTACAGCGTCGAGACGGTGACACTGCTGCTTCTCTACAAGCTGCGATACCCCCAGCGACTACATCTTCTCCGCGGCAACCACGAGTCGCGCCAGATCACGCAGGTATATGGCTTCTACGATGAATGCATCCGCAAGTATGGTAGCGCCAACGTCTGGACGATCTTCACGGACCTGTTCGACTACCTGCCCCTGACAGCGTTGGTCGAGAACGACATCTTCTGCCTTCACGGTGGTCTCTCGCCGACGGTCGACACGTTCAGCCACATCCGCAACCTCGACCGCGTGCAAGAAGTGCCGCACGAGGGGCCGATGTGCGATCTGCTATGGTCGGACCCGGATGATCGTGATGGCTGGGGCATCAGCCCCCGTGGCGCCGGCTTCACCTTTGGCCAAGGAGTCACCGAAGGCTTCTGCCACAACAACAAGATCAAGACGATCGCCCGTGCGCATCAGCTTGTCATGGACGGCTACAGCTGGACGCACCAGGATCAGCTTGTCACGATCTTCAGCGCGCCAAACTACTGCTACCGCTGCGGCAACCTCGCCGGTCTTCTGGAGCTCGATGAGCATATGAACAAGTGCTTCTTTCAGTTTGACCCGGCGCCGCGACGCGGTGAAGCGCAGGTGTCGAAGAAGACGCCGGACTATTTCCTATAG
- a CDS encoding DNA-directed RNA polymerase ii yields the protein MIIPVRCYSCGKVVGNLYEQYQRLLDEDYTEAEALDALHLGRYCCRRMILSHIDLIDDLIPYSVPVTGTMQMIGPLQMATPHRR from the coding sequence ATGATCATCCCGGTGCGTTGCTACTCGTGCGGTAAGGTGGTCGGCAACCTCTACGAACAGTATCAGCGGCTGTTGGATGAGGACTACACGGAGGCCGAGGCGCTGGATGCGCTGCATCTGGGTCGTtactgctgccgtcgcatGATTCTCTCCCACATCGATCTGATCGACGACCTCATTCCTTATAGCGTACCTGTGACGGGCACCATGCAGATGATCGGGCCGCTACAGATGGccacgccgcaccgccgctga